In the genome of Fusobacterium necrogenes, one region contains:
- a CDS encoding septum site-determining protein MinC: MNNYVILKGKKDRLSIHLNDEVDFLALRDSLVSKIREARSFIGKGQMAIEFTNRKLSELEENVLIDLIKSNSDLNITYVFSGNSGEVEKIKFVKAITEEGLTKFYRGTLRSGAKLEYDGNIVVVGDVNPGAMIRAKGNVIVLGFLNGTVYAGQDGDRDAFVGATHMNPLQLVIGHIIAEPMQKKILDTNKVDRKSGFKIAFIFGKEIRIEDFSTRLATDY; this comes from the coding sequence ATGAATAATTATGTTATTTTAAAAGGGAAAAAGGATAGATTGTCCATTCACCTAAATGATGAAGTAGATTTTTTAGCCCTTAGAGATAGCCTTGTAAGTAAGATAAGAGAGGCTAGAAGTTTTATAGGGAAAGGACAGATGGCTATTGAGTTTACCAATAGAAAATTGAGTGAGCTTGAAGAAAATGTATTGATAGATTTAATAAAATCTAATAGTGATTTAAACATAACCTATGTATTTTCTGGAAATAGTGGAGAGGTTGAAAAAATAAAGTTTGTAAAGGCTATTACTGAAGAAGGACTTACAAAATTTTATAGAGGAACTCTGCGTTCTGGGGCAAAATTAGAGTATGATGGAAATATTGTAGTTGTTGGGGATGTTAATCCAGGTGCTATGATTAGAGCAAAGGGGAATGTAATTGTATTGGGATTTTTAAATGGGACTGTTTATGCTGGACAAGATGGAGATAGAGATGCTTTCGTAGGTGCTACTCATATGAATCCACTTCAGTTAGTTATAGGACATATAATAGCTGAACCTATGCAAAAAAAAATTTTAGATACTAATAAGGTGGATAGAAAGAGTGGTTTTAAGATAGCTTTTATATTTGGCAAGGAGATAAGGATAGAAGATTTTAGTACTCGTCTAGCAACTGATTATTAA
- a CDS encoding flavin reductase family protein: MTKNIFKGSIVLNPVPVVMVTSRNNEGKTNVFTVAWIGTICTKPPLLSISIRPERLSYEYIKESMEFTINLPTKKLTRETDFCGVRSGRKIDKIAEMNFTMKAGKKVKSPYIEECPINIECKVKSIIPLGTHDLFIAEVLCSHIDKKLIDENGKIHFEWANLITYSHGEYFSVPKISIGSFGYSVAKKTTIERKKIRKKLVKVDKKK; this comes from the coding sequence ATGACTAAAAATATTTTTAAAGGAAGTATTGTTTTAAATCCTGTTCCAGTAGTAATGGTAACTAGTAGAAATAATGAAGGGAAAACTAATGTTTTTACAGTAGCCTGGATTGGTACCATATGTACAAAACCACCATTATTGTCTATCTCTATAAGACCAGAAAGACTATCGTACGAATATATTAAAGAAAGTATGGAATTTACTATTAATCTTCCTACCAAAAAACTAACTAGAGAAACTGATTTTTGTGGTGTTCGTTCTGGACGAAAAATAGATAAAATAGCAGAAATGAATTTTACTATGAAAGCTGGAAAAAAAGTTAAGAGTCCGTATATAGAAGAATGCCCCATTAATATCGAGTGTAAAGTTAAATCTATTATTCCACTAGGAACGCATGATTTATTTATAGCCGAGGTCCTATGTTCCCATATAGATAAAAAATTAATAGATGAAAATGGAAAAATACACTTTGAATGGGCAAATTTAATTACATACTCTCATGGAGAATATTTTTCTGTACCAAAAATATCTATTGGAAGTTTTGGATATTCAGTAGCTAAAAAAACTACTATTGAACGAAAAAAAATAAGAAAAAAGCTAGTAAAAGTGGATAAGAAAAAGTAA
- a CDS encoding ClC family H(+)/Cl(-) exchange transporter gives MKKETVADNLKLLQKGSGKLYLLCIIVGALTGFTVSLYRWALNYANHFREFIVKNSLSEGTLTIFLIWISFILIGLIIDYISKKYPKISGSGIPQVKGILLRKLDYVNWFQELIAKFIAGLMSIGAGLSLGREGPSVQLGSYIGFGITKIFKRDSIEKKYLVTSGSSAGLAGAFGAPLSGVMFALEELHKYISAKLLICTFLASIASDFVGRRMFGMDTSFNLIANYPKNINPYYQFILYIILGIVIAFFGKLFTLTLIKVQDKFKELKISRWIKISFVMSTSLLFCYFLPEVTGGGHELVEEMAGGNRTIQLLILIFLAKLFFTALCYATGFAGGIFLPMLVLGAIIGKIYGLTLIKYLGVGLDFVPHFMVLGMAGYFVAVVRAPITGAVLILEMTGNFDHLLALVTVSVVAYYVTELLGLEPIYEILFKRMPKDTPMKEEDSGKKTIITVPVMAESELDGKTISEIKWAEDVLVVAICRNEHEIIPKGNSVIESGDVLTLLLPEVKVYEMKEILYKQGNTK, from the coding sequence ATGAAAAAGGAAACTGTAGCAGATAATCTTAAACTTTTACAAAAAGGAAGTGGAAAGTTATATCTGCTATGTATTATCGTGGGAGCTTTGACAGGATTTACAGTCTCTCTATATAGATGGGCGCTTAACTATGCCAATCATTTTAGAGAATTTATAGTAAAAAACTCTTTGTCAGAAGGAACACTAACTATTTTTCTTATTTGGATATCTTTTATTTTAATTGGACTTATTATAGACTATATTTCAAAAAAATATCCGAAAATTTCAGGAAGTGGAATACCACAAGTGAAAGGGATACTTTTAAGAAAGTTAGACTATGTAAATTGGTTTCAAGAGTTAATAGCTAAATTTATAGCTGGGCTTATGAGTATAGGAGCTGGACTTTCATTAGGAAGAGAGGGACCTTCTGTGCAATTGGGTTCATATATAGGTTTTGGAATTACCAAAATTTTTAAAAGAGATAGTATCGAGAAAAAATATTTAGTAACAAGTGGTTCTAGTGCTGGGCTTGCTGGTGCTTTTGGGGCACCTCTTTCAGGAGTGATGTTTGCTCTTGAGGAGTTACATAAATATATTTCGGCAAAACTTTTAATCTGTACTTTCTTAGCAAGTATAGCTTCTGATTTTGTAGGAAGACGCATGTTTGGAATGGACACATCCTTTAATCTGATAGCTAATTATCCTAAAAATATAAATCCTTATTATCAATTTATCCTCTATATAATTTTAGGAATAGTGATAGCTTTCTTTGGTAAATTATTTACTTTAACTTTAATTAAAGTACAAGATAAATTTAAAGAGTTAAAAATTTCAAGATGGATAAAAATATCTTTTGTAATGTCTACTTCACTACTATTTTGTTATTTTTTACCAGAAGTAACAGGAGGAGGACATGAATTAGTAGAGGAGATGGCTGGAGGAAATAGAACAATACAGTTATTGATTTTAATTTTTCTGGCAAAACTTTTTTTCACTGCTCTATGTTATGCAACTGGATTTGCTGGTGGAATATTTTTGCCAATGTTAGTATTGGGAGCTATTATAGGGAAAATCTATGGATTAACACTTATTAAATATTTAGGTGTTGGATTAGATTTTGTTCCTCATTTTATGGTGTTAGGAATGGCTGGATATTTTGTTGCAGTGGTAAGGGCACCTATTACAGGGGCTGTTCTCATATTAGAGATGACAGGAAATTTTGACCATCTACTTGCTTTAGTTACAGTTTCAGTAGTAGCTTACTATGTAACAGAACTTTTAGGACTAGAGCCTATTTATGAAATTTTATTTAAACGTATGCCAAAAGATACTCCTATGAAAGAGGAAGATTCTGGAAAGAAGACAATAATAACAGTACCTGTGATGGCTGAATCTGAATTAGATGGGAAAACTATTTCAGAGATAAAATGGGCTGAAGATGTCTTGGTAGTGGCAATATGTAGAAATGAACATGAGATAATTCCTAAAGGAAATAGTGTGATAGAGAGTGGAGATGTTCTTACACTATTACTTCCAGAAGTAAAGGTCTATGAAATGAAGGAGATTCTATATAAGCAAGGAAATACGAAGTAG
- a CDS encoding S66 peptidase family protein, whose protein sequence is MLGKVLKKGDTIGIIAPASCSSYEKVLEAKRNIESMGYKVVLGECTQKQWYSYAGEDEERAREINNFFSDKKIDAILCMRGGYGCNRLIELIDFETIKNNPKIFVGYSDITTLHMGINEKIGLVTFHGPMAVSNFTGEYNRDTYNNFVEILSNPLEQRVVNNFSKELGVISKGRAKGKLVGGNLATLIATLGTEYDLDYRGKILFLEEIGEKTYKVDRFLNQLKKHGVFERIEGIVLGDFKNCPPDSEKDMTLMEVFQDYFRDLKKPVIYNLESGHSEPMLTLPLGAMCEIDSYEKRITILEKVVK, encoded by the coding sequence ATGTTAGGAAAAGTTTTAAAAAAAGGGGATACTATTGGAATAATAGCTCCTGCTAGTTGCAGTAGTTATGAAAAAGTATTAGAAGCTAAGAGAAATATAGAGAGTATGGGATACAAGGTAGTTCTAGGAGAGTGTACACAAAAACAGTGGTACTCCTATGCTGGAGAAGATGAGGAAAGAGCAAGGGAGATAAATAACTTTTTCTCTGATAAAAAAATTGATGCTATTCTCTGTATGAGAGGGGGCTATGGTTGTAATAGACTTATAGAGCTTATAGATTTTGAAACAATAAAAAATAATCCTAAAATCTTTGTGGGATATAGTGATATTACAACTTTACACATGGGAATAAATGAAAAGATAGGATTAGTAACTTTTCATGGACCTATGGCAGTAAGTAATTTTACTGGAGAGTATAATAGAGATACATATAATAATTTTGTTGAAATTTTATCTAATCCTTTAGAGCAAAGAGTAGTAAATAATTTTTCTAAAGAGCTAGGAGTAATCAGTAAAGGAAGGGCTAAAGGAAAGTTGGTAGGGGGAAATTTAGCAACTCTTATAGCTACTCTTGGAACAGAGTATGATTTAGATTATAGAGGAAAGATACTTTTTCTTGAAGAGATAGGAGAAAAAACTTATAAGGTAGATAGATTTTTAAATCAATTGAAGAAACATGGAGTTTTTGAAAGGATAGAGGGGATTGTTTTAGGAGATTTTAAAAATTGTCCTCCAGATTCAGAAAAAGATATGACACTGATGGAAGTTTTCCAAGATTATTTTAGAGATTTAAAGAAGCCAGTAATATATAATTTGGAGAGTGGTCATAGTGAGCCTATGCTAACTCTTCCCCTTGGAGCTATGTGTGAAATAGATAGTTATGAGAAAAGAATTACAATACTAGAAAAGGTAGTTAAATAG
- the dacB gene encoding D-alanyl-D-alanine carboxypeptidase/D-alanyl-D-alanine endopeptidase, whose product MKKLRTLVLALIFLSSCTNNEIKDIPVKIENKIEEEVRAEKIETPSEILKSLEQEIGVKENIDENREEIDETASEKIENTVEGDVVKEKIEEKQPAQKEEKKDISSEKIVLLKTKGEKAIKSFSNLEMLEHSNIGIEVREIESGEIIAQYNKGVAITPASILKVITSATALEVLGADTRLETKVVYDGKIDGEGTLTGDIYIIGGGDPTLGSDGIKKEQTAFMTEWISKVKSSGIKKIKGDIIVIDNLFGYVGVEEKWLWEDFGTNYGQGTYGISVFDNLYTLYLSSTDKKVNILGTKPEIDGLKFENRLKISPRGRRDFSVRGLPFENKRVLNGEVPANLKKIVTKSDIPNPALFLGQYFKKSLKNSGVSVNGDVKTSRNSNKRPKNPKTLAITKSATIEEMVRVLLKRSDNHYTEHLYQLLKLKDVDIDKFWEEKGIDTKALVMVDGSGLSRGDYVSASILTDILVYMNDNYPEFEKLLPRGGYEGTVSDFLEPEVFDGIVRVKSGSMSGIQSYTGYVEKDGTKLAFTIIVNHWNRNRNRLKDEMERFINSLF is encoded by the coding sequence ATGAAAAAATTAAGAACACTTGTATTAGCTTTAATATTTTTATCAAGTTGTACTAATAATGAGATAAAAGATATCCCAGTGAAAATTGAAAATAAAATAGAAGAAGAAGTAAGAGCTGAAAAGATAGAAACACCAAGTGAAATTTTAAAAAGCTTGGAGCAAGAGATTGGTGTAAAAGAAAATATTGATGAAAATAGAGAAGAGATAGATGAAACAGCTTCAGAAAAGATTGAAAATACAGTTGAGGGAGATGTAGTTAAGGAAAAAATAGAGGAGAAACAACCAGCTCAAAAAGAGGAGAAAAAAGATATCTCTTCAGAAAAAATTGTCTTACTTAAAACTAAGGGAGAAAAAGCAATAAAAAGCTTTAGTAATCTAGAGATGTTAGAGCATAGTAATATTGGTATAGAGGTAAGAGAGATAGAGAGTGGAGAGATAATAGCTCAGTATAATAAAGGAGTTGCAATAACTCCAGCTTCTATATTGAAAGTAATTACTTCAGCTACTGCTTTAGAAGTTTTAGGGGCTGATACAAGATTAGAAACAAAAGTAGTATATGATGGGAAGATAGATGGAGAAGGGACTCTTACAGGAGACATATATATTATCGGTGGTGGAGACCCTACTTTAGGTTCTGATGGAATAAAAAAAGAGCAGACTGCTTTTATGACAGAGTGGATAAGTAAGGTAAAATCCTCTGGAATAAAAAAGATAAAGGGAGATATCATTGTAATAGATAATCTTTTTGGTTATGTAGGAGTAGAGGAAAAATGGTTGTGGGAAGATTTTGGTACTAACTATGGGCAAGGAACTTATGGAATAAGTGTATTTGATAATCTATACACTCTATACCTATCTTCAACTGATAAAAAAGTTAATATATTAGGAACAAAACCTGAGATTGATGGATTAAAATTTGAGAATAGATTGAAAATATCTCCTAGAGGCAGAAGAGATTTCTCAGTAAGAGGTTTACCTTTTGAGAATAAAAGAGTATTAAATGGAGAGGTTCCAGCTAATCTGAAAAAAATTGTAACAAAGAGCGATATTCCAAATCCAGCTTTATTTTTAGGGCAATATTTTAAGAAAAGTTTAAAAAATTCAGGAGTATCAGTTAATGGAGATGTAAAGACTTCAAGAAATAGTAATAAAAGACCAAAAAATCCTAAAACTTTAGCTATAACAAAATCAGCCACAATAGAAGAGATGGTAAGAGTATTACTAAAAAGAAGTGATAACCATTATACAGAGCATCTATATCAACTTTTAAAACTTAAGGATGTAGATATTGATAAGTTTTGGGAAGAGAAAGGGATAGATACTAAAGCCTTGGTAATGGTTGATGGAAGTGGATTATCTCGTGGAGACTATGTATCAGCTAGTATCTTAACAGACATATTAGTTTATATGAATGATAACTACCCAGAGTTTGAAAAGTTACTACCAAGAGGTGGTTACGAGGGAACTGTTTCAGATTTCTTAGAACCAGAGGTTTTTGATGGGATAGTAAGAGTAAAAAGTGGAAGTATGAGTGGAATACAATCTTATACTGGATATGTGGAAAAAGATGGAACTAAATTAGCTTTTACAATAATTGTAAACCATTGGAATAGAAATAGAAATAGATTAAAAGATGAGATGGAGAGATTTATCAACAGTTTATTTTAG
- a CDS encoding spore maturation protein has product MFVRIMENISLYAIPLIILVIVGYAYFVKKIKVYEVFCEGAKEGFNTAIRIIPFLVAMLVAIGIFRASGCIDIMMKILDPVFSLIGMPGEVLPMAILRPLSGGGATGVMNDLMLTYGPDSLIGRIASTMMGSTETTFYVLAVYFGAVSIRKTRHAVAAGLLADLAGLLTAVWICRIMFA; this is encoded by the coding sequence ATGTTCGTAAGAATAATGGAAAATATATCACTTTATGCCATACCTTTAATTATATTAGTAATAGTAGGATACGCTTATTTTGTAAAGAAAATAAAAGTTTATGAAGTATTTTGTGAAGGAGCAAAAGAGGGGTTTAATACAGCTATTAGAATCATTCCTTTTTTAGTAGCTATGTTAGTGGCAATAGGTATTTTTAGAGCTTCTGGTTGTATAGATATTATGATGAAAATATTAGACCCAGTTTTCTCATTGATAGGAATGCCAGGAGAGGTATTACCTATGGCTATATTAAGACCTCTATCTGGAGGAGGGGCTACTGGGGTAATGAATGATTTAATGCTTACATATGGACCAGACTCTTTAATAGGAAGAATAGCTTCTACTATGATGGGTTCAACAGAGACAACTTTCTATGTTCTTGCAGTATATTTTGGAGCAGTGAGCATAAGAAAAACAAGACATGCAGTAGCGGCTGGGCTATTAGCTGACTTAGCTGGACTTTTAACAGCTGTATGGATTTGTAGAATTATGTTTGCTTAA
- a CDS encoding nucleoside recognition domain-containing protein yields the protein MINAIWCGLIVIGVLVGIFTGNVQAVTDSAIESAGTAVTLSLEMIGVMALWLGLMKIAEEAGMVKAMGNLMKPLLVKLFPEIPADHPAMGSIVANMAANFFGLGNAATPIGIKAMQELQLLNDNKDEASNSMVMFLAINTSSVTLISSSTIAYRVAAGSANATEIIAPTIVATIMSTTVAIISCKFLEKLPKYKREKIEIEK from the coding sequence ATGATTAATGCAATTTGGTGTGGACTTATAGTGATAGGAGTATTGGTGGGGATATTTACTGGAAATGTACAAGCAGTTACAGATTCAGCTATTGAATCAGCAGGAACAGCTGTAACTTTATCTTTAGAGATGATAGGGGTAATGGCTCTGTGGCTTGGACTTATGAAGATAGCTGAAGAGGCAGGAATGGTAAAAGCAATGGGAAATTTAATGAAACCACTTTTGGTAAAACTATTTCCTGAGATACCAGCTGACCACCCAGCTATGGGAAGTATAGTAGCTAATATGGCGGCTAATTTTTTTGGATTAGGAAATGCGGCTACTCCAATTGGAATAAAAGCTATGCAGGAGTTACAACTTTTAAATGATAATAAAGATGAGGCATCAAACTCTATGGTAATGTTTTTAGCTATTAATACTTCATCTGTAACTTTAATTTCATCTAGTACGATAGCATATAGAGTGGCAGCTGGTTCAGCTAACGCCACTGAGATAATAGCTCCAACAATAGTAGCGACAATTATGTCAACAACTGTAGCTATAATCTCTTGTAAGTTTTTAGAAAAGTTACCTAAATATAAAAGAGAAAAGATAGAGATAGAAAAATAA
- a CDS encoding endo alpha-1,4 polygalactosaminidase, producing MKELIILFLFFSSLLFGESFSLIKMRELVEEIARKDEEKIIILQNGSNIYYNDGILDKKFLEYVDGAGQESFLYGSDEEVGRATSLQDREYLLKRLIPLEREGKKILTINYSNNKKDDNTIKKINKKYNFIGERIKTFSANYFNTPLNPFSKKNIQSINEVENFLYILNPNKFKNKKEYYNALKNTNYDLIIIEPSFNGEFFSKSEIERLKYKKSGEKRLLIAYFSIGEAENYREYWEKKWDEKLPNWIVKENENWEGNYIVKYWSAEWKEIIKKYQDKLDEIGVDGYYLDTIDSFEFFE from the coding sequence ATGAAAGAGCTAATAATACTTTTTCTATTTTTTTCCTCTCTCCTTTTTGGAGAGAGTTTTTCTTTAATTAAGATGCGAGAGTTAGTTGAAGAGATAGCTAGAAAAGATGAAGAAAAAATCATAATATTACAAAATGGAAGTAATATTTATTATAATGATGGGATTTTAGATAAAAAATTTTTAGAGTATGTAGATGGTGCTGGACAGGAGTCTTTTTTATATGGAAGTGATGAAGAGGTAGGGAGAGCTACCTCTCTACAAGATAGGGAGTATCTATTAAAGAGATTAATACCTCTTGAAAGAGAAGGAAAGAAAATATTAACAATAAACTATTCAAATAATAAAAAAGATGACAACACAATAAAAAAAATTAATAAAAAATATAACTTTATAGGAGAGAGAATAAAAACCTTTTCAGCTAATTACTTTAATACTCCATTGAATCCATTCAGTAAAAAAAATATTCAGAGTATAAATGAGGTAGAGAATTTTTTATATATTCTTAATCCAAATAAATTTAAAAATAAAAAAGAATACTATAATGCCTTAAAAAATACAAATTATGATTTAATTATAATAGAGCCTTCTTTTAATGGAGAGTTTTTCAGTAAGAGTGAAATAGAGAGATTAAAATATAAAAAAAGTGGAGAGAAGAGATTATTAATCGCTTATTTTAGTATAGGAGAAGCTGAAAACTATAGAGAATATTGGGAGAAAAAATGGGATGAAAAACTTCCAAATTGGATAGTAAAAGAGAATGAAAATTGGGAAGGAAACTATATAGTAAAATATTGGAGTGCTGAGTGGAAAGAGATTATTAAGAAGTATCAAGATAAATTAGATGAGATAGGAGTAGATGGGTATTATTTAGATACGATAGATAGTTTTGAATTTTTTGAATAA
- the pelG gene encoding exopolysaccharide Pel transporter PelG, whose translation MAGIGFELRKLFSEKDKPFGDVKAIAYSTIVSVGPWIITSVSLNIIILLAKAVNINRFERVLYTSTILYAFVFSQLLTGPFQYLVTRYVSDCVFSKNISKIRGAYIGISKIIIILGFFMSYFFIRRGELSTNYKLVCIVLFITMSLSWITMIFVSLLKNYNFMIKSFFIGNIIAIGCVYVFFKYPNLYEKESISFVMVLGYTIGIVLNFLFNSIYLLKVFKGESTEDFGFLGYFKGYFNLFFTGLFYFWGMWSHVIVNWYLGNSYITAGVFRISPLYEIAVFYGFCTAIPSMVYFMIFLETRFLPVYQNYYKEVFYTGNYEDIKKALREMYKALSEEIFYSMELQFMVSITFVLAGDLIFDYFGMDLYLLDIFRLTVLSVYCAIFVAIYITIFLYFDFRGYSAFTGLIFFLTNTIFSIITGKMSENYLGLGFFISSFITLLIAVYFNRRIFENLTYITMFRRNYEVKIGEDFSRGLSRVMNKKVYIILVALVMLIFGGCTSYDKKGFNNVTKRNWHTMGIYSLEGYDYEGFNSEGVNSLGFNRAGWNEFTDTAYDYRGFDENHIHRETRKSYDERGFDYQGKNVYTNSPYDKLGFDAEGKHRETGTEYDKAGWTYYGLNKYTQSYYDKDGYSIDGIREDGFNKSGWNIYTKSKYDGRGFNKNRIHRETGKSYDERGFDYQGKNVYTNSPYDKLGFDAEGKHRETGTEYDKTGWTYYGLNKYTQDYYDREGYNREGVNINGYRRGEKEAIEEKEEISDGYNRDWLDDEGFNRDGIYIGGY comes from the coding sequence ATGGCAGGAATAGGATTTGAATTGAGAAAACTTTTTTCTGAAAAGGATAAACCTTTTGGAGATGTAAAAGCGATAGCTTATTCAACAATAGTTAGTGTAGGTCCGTGGATTATAACAAGTGTCAGCTTGAATATAATCATATTATTAGCTAAGGCTGTAAATATAAATAGATTTGAAAGAGTCCTCTATACAAGTACTATACTATATGCTTTTGTTTTTTCTCAACTTCTCACAGGACCATTTCAATATTTAGTTACTAGATATGTATCAGATTGTGTTTTTAGTAAGAATATATCTAAAATAAGAGGGGCATACATAGGAATAAGCAAAATAATAATTATTCTTGGCTTTTTTATGAGTTATTTTTTTATAAGGAGAGGGGAGTTATCCACAAACTATAAATTAGTATGTATAGTTCTATTTATCACTATGAGTCTTTCTTGGATAACTATGATTTTTGTCTCTCTTTTAAAAAATTATAACTTTATGATAAAAAGTTTTTTTATAGGAAATATTATTGCTATTGGTTGTGTATATGTATTTTTTAAATATCCAAATCTATATGAAAAAGAGAGTATCAGTTTTGTGATGGTACTAGGTTATACTATTGGTATTGTTTTAAATTTTTTATTTAATTCTATCTATCTTTTGAAAGTGTTCAAGGGGGAGAGCACAGAGGATTTTGGATTTTTAGGATATTTTAAAGGCTATTTTAATCTATTCTTTACAGGATTATTTTATTTTTGGGGAATGTGGTCCCACGTAATAGTAAATTGGTATTTAGGTAACTCTTATATAACAGCTGGTGTATTTAGAATCTCTCCCCTCTACGAAATAGCTGTATTTTATGGATTTTGTACTGCTATTCCAAGTATGGTTTATTTTATGATTTTTTTAGAGACAAGATTTTTACCAGTGTATCAAAATTATTACAAAGAGGTATTTTATACTGGAAATTATGAAGATATAAAAAAAGCTTTAAGAGAGATGTACAAAGCTTTAAGTGAAGAGATATTTTATTCTATGGAGTTACAATTTATGGTATCAATAACCTTTGTTCTTGCTGGAGATTTGATTTTTGATTATTTTGGAATGGACTTATATCTTTTAGATATATTTAGGTTGACTGTTCTTTCAGTATATTGTGCTATATTTGTAGCTATATATATAACTATATTTTTATATTTTGATTTCAGAGGTTACTCAGCTTTTACAGGATTGATTTTCTTTTTGACTAATACGATTTTTTCTATAATAACTGGGAAAATGTCTGAAAACTATTTAGGATTGGGATTTTTTATATCAAGTTTTATTACTCTTTTGATAGCTGTATATTTTAATAGAAGAATTTTTGAGAATCTGACTTATATTACTATGTTTAGAAGAAACTATGAAGTAAAAATAGGAGAAGATTTTTCTAGAGGTTTAAGTAGAGTGATGAATAAAAAAGTATATATAATTTTAGTAGCCTTAGTTATGCTAATATTTGGAGGATGTACCTCTTATGATAAAAAAGGATTTAATAACGTAACTAAAAGAAATTGGCATACAATGGGAATATATAGTTTAGAGGGATATGACTATGAAGGATTTAATTCAGAAGGAGTCAACTCTTTAGGGTTTAATAGAGCTGGATGGAATGAATTTACAGATACTGCCTATGACTATAGAGGATTTGATGAAAATCATATTCACAGAGAAACAAGAAAAAGTTATGATGAGAGAGGGTTTGACTATCAAGGAAAAAATGTCTATACCAATAGTCCATATGATAAATTAGGATTTGATGCAGAGGGAAAACATAGAGAAACAGGTACAGAGTATGATAAGGCAGGTTGGACATACTATGGATTAAATAAATATACTCAAAGTTACTATGACAAAGATGGGTATAGTATAGATGGAATAAGAGAAGATGGTTTTAATAAATCTGGTTGGAACATATATACAAAAAGTAAATATGATGGTAGAGGGTTTAATAAAAATCGTATCCACAGGGAAACAGGAAAAAGTTATGATGAGAGAGGGTTTGACTATCAAGGAAAAAATGTCTATACCAATAGTCCATATGATAAATTGGGATTTGATGCAGAGGGAAAACATAGAGAAACAGGTACAGAGTATGATAAGACAGGTTGGACATACTATGGATTAAACAAATATACTCAAGACTACTATGACAGAGAGGGATATAATAGAGAAGGAGTGAATATAAATGGTTATAGAAGGGGAGAGAAGGAGGCAATAGAAGAAAAGGAAGAGATTAGTGATGGATATAATAGAGATTGGTTAGATGATGAGGGATTTAATAGAGATGGAATATATATAGGGGGATATTAA